Below is a genomic region from Carassius carassius chromosome 50, fCarCar2.1, whole genome shotgun sequence.
atataaatgcacAGGAACCACCTGTACAGAGaacaaaaaatattagttttttaatgcgATACAGGCACAAATcccatgtttttgttgttttgttttgtactgctttttttgtaattaacaatattatagttttcacataatgttcAGTTAATAgacgttttattaattaaaaaaataatttaaatacccCAACATGTTATATATGTGCagaaatcagtgttattttaatatcgtTTGTATACtgttatagcatttattaatattttttatttgtatttttatattttcagttcatttaaatgtaagttatgtgcatttgtcatttttattagttttatttttatatttattttaatatttctatttagctttaatttatttttattcatcttttttatttttgttagttgTAATTCTTCAACTTTTTTCAACAGTTCTGATTTTCATTtcgatttttttaagttttacgactagttaaaaaataaaaagttttaaagttaaaattatcATCCAATTTTTATGTTATGGTATATTAGATTAACCGAATTtcagtttttaatagtttttataataatttttttttttggcgtttACAGCAACAAAACTGATTTCGAttctatttataaattaattaattaattaatgacaaGGTGGTAATCATGAAGTGACATCATTGGGACCTTTTCTGCAGAGTAAAGTGAAGTGAAGAACATGATGTCATTGCATTTTCTCCGTTTTGACACAAACTGTGGTGTAATCGGATCTGTAGGGATCGGATACGCCACTCAGGTCATTGTGGCTCTGCTGAACTTCTACTATATAATCGTTTTGGCCTGGGGAATATTTTACCTGTCCTTCTCCTTCTCCTGGATCCTGCCGTGGTCCTCCTGCAACAACACCTGGAACACAGGTGAGAACACCATCAGTTCAGAAATCTGCAGCTTTATGTGCTCATGGTTAGTATTATAGTGCATTACCATTGGCTCAATAGATTCTACTGTATATATAACCCAGAGATTCCTGTTGTTTTTCAGAATCCTGCATAGAATTTCAAAGACGAAATGAATCCATTGACCAAAGTCACCTAGAGAACGCAACATCGCCCGTGATCGAGTTTTGGGAGTACGTTTTATTAGTATCTTCCTGTCAATTTTCACTGTTCATTGAGTTTGTCGAATGAATAAAAAACCTTCATTGAAAAGCAACATATCTGACTCCTCAAACATGGCGATAAAACCCCACGTTGATGTCACATTATCTGGAAACTTCTCTAGCGAACTAATAGAGGCTGCAGCTGATGTGTCGTTTCTGTCTCTCTGTAGACGCAGAGTTTTGCGGATCTCGTCTGGGATTGAGGAGATAGGAACGCTGCACTGGGATCTGGTCCTCTGTCTGTTGCTGGCCTGGGTTCTCTGTTATTTCTGCATTTGGAAAGGCGTCAAATCCACCGGCAAGGTACATGAGATCAGTTCATTAAAATGTAAGATTACATGGGTGTCCTTTGAAATACCTTGAATcacaatgcaatttttttttttttgagaaaaacgGTAATAGTGATAGACTAATCTATCTATATTTGACTGTTTTGATCAACAGTTGATTGATggcattgattgattgattgattgaactgTCTCTGATTGGCTGAATGACAAAGGGGGTTATTATGCCAAGTATCATTTCCAAAATCGACAATCATCTAgatttaattttgtaaaattgtattatGAACAACTGtctatttaaatttgaaatacaatttttgtattttaatatttaatatattttaatccccttttttaataattattgtgtacattttgtgtacatcttgttattttaaaataaatattaaaagtatttctaaatatgtttttttgtgtaaatCTTATTTGCTTTTATTAAATTGCATCATGATAAATATCCAAACACATGTTAGCGTTTAGCCTCACGCTGTGTTCCTGTCATGCAACAGGTGGTGTACTTCACTGCGACCTTCCCATATGTTATGCTGCTGATTTTACTGATCCGAGGGGTAACCCTGCCAGGAGCATCCCGTGGGATCAAGTACTACCTTTATCCCGACCTGGGGCGATTAGCAGACCCGCAGGTATCGTAATTAGCTTTTCAGCTGAATATTGGCACGGTTGTGGTTCGGCCGTAGGTAATCATATTTGTGCTGATATACAGTCATATTGCACAGCTACAAATGTGAGATGTTGAGTATATACAACAGTTCGACAGGAACAAATGTGTAAATGAATAAGAAACAACGACGGAAACATCTCAAGAACAGTTACTAATTCAAAACGTCACTTTAGAACTTTAGTAATGAAGGAAGGTTGAGTTGCTTCATTAAAATCTCACTCTGTTATAGAGTAtgatgagagagagatggactgagcgagtgtgattacctgcatctgatacagcattcattcttcagctcaatctcatattcacaataaaacacgaGTTTGAATGTCCCCTgaggaaagcgatatctttgtcaAATTATCCTTTCATCGGTTAAATGTGATTTCTGAGGACAGCGCTTCTCGCTGCATTTGTTAACTGAGTCTTACAAGCTattgttgaaagtaaaaataacctccttttttttttaaaaaaaaaacctgtttcagtgtctttcaataaaaaaatacttcagTGTGGACGTACTCAGAAAACCAGTCTTATCACGGAACAATGTAACTAAAATtaccatcacaaacacacacacactgtttcttaataataaatactattattaattatataaaatattatttattgaattataatatttaataaacaacagcAACAGCCATCATAAAAGCTGTTAGGGAATTCAATCAGAAGCACAAAGGCAGCACTCTGATATACAGCAttaaagttatataaaatataatgtgatGAGATTTTGCTCTCAGACAAAACTGTGtgctctggaacaaataataaattaatgaggCCAAAGACTGTcggttagatttacccaaaataaaTGATAACTTTATACACGTGTATAACGCTGATgccctggagctcacatctccAAAAACCTTGAAGCAAATTTTCAAACAGACGTCAAACAGACTGTTGATTTGGGCATCTGTCATAACACACTCACTTTGAGTAATACGTCAAGTGGAGTGATACAAATCGTGAAAAGGCTGaagaatttaaatttaatttaatttaaaattatgcatttagcagacacttttatccaacgcgaattacattgcattcaggctaacaattttctcctatcatgtgttccccaggattcgaacccccaaccttgcgcttgttaaCATAATGCTCTACCACCTGAGCTACAGGAATACTATGTTATGTTATTactcctctcagccaatcagattcaattaCCAGAAAGAACTgttctataaatatatacatatgtgttatagatataaagatttttaatttagctactttaatatattatttacatttaattttagtaaacTTCAACACTTGTGAAATGATAGTGTGGACAGTCAGTCCCAAAAGTTGGTTTTGAAAAATCGTATTTGTGTTCAGTGTGAATATTGAGTTTGGGGTTATGTTTTGGTAATTCCGCTGTAACACAAGTAAGTGATTTTCACACCATATCTCAAGTCGAAAGATCCTGCGATTTGTCTACCCAGGTGCTTTAGTCGTGATCAGGAGCAGGGAAACTTTGTTTTCTGTACTTCTTTGATTGTGTCCATCTGTGCGTTTGACATTTGTTCCGACTTTTACAACAGTGTCACTGGAAGACCACACAAACCCACGTGATATCTGAGAACAGGCCACAACTTATGGGTGTAGATGAATAGCTGGTAAAATATTTGGCACTTTTGGTTGGATTTAAGAGAGAGTATTGGTTGTGTTGATCTCATTTCATCTCAGAAGTGTAAAAATGAGGCCAATTCAATAAAACCTTAAGGATTTAGGCAAACAGTTAAATGAAGTTTGTGGTTCTTGGATGGATTTGAGAGATAGCATTGTTTGTGTTGACATTGTTTTATCTCAGAAGTATTAAAGTGGGGCcagaaaaaaatacaagtaaaagaAATAACTTATGGGTGTAGATGAATAGCTAGACAAAAATGTGGCACTTTTGGTTTGATTTAAGAGAGAGCATTGGTTGTGTTGATGTTATTTCATCTTAGAAGTTAGATGAAGTTTGGGGTTCTTGGATGGATTTGAGAGATTGCATTGGTTGTGTTGATGTTATTTTATCTCAGACGTAATCAAATGAGGCCGGTTCAACTAAATCTATTGGGTTTACGTAAGAATCTAGAGAAAGTTTGaaatttttgatttgatttgagagATAGCATTGGTTGTGTTTACTTTCACTCTCTGAAGTAGGAACTTTAGGTAAATTCTAATGGGTTTATATGAACAAGTAGACAAAGTAAGGATTTTTTGTTTGGATTTTAATGATAATGATTGCTGTTTTGACATCTCTTGATCTTAGATAAAAGCAAAGCCAGATTTCACTAAACCTTCAGCTCACAAGGAAAACGGTTGGACGAGGTTGATCAGATGAGTGATCTAATGCTCCAGAAACTTGAAAATCAGTCATCAGTTTCTATAAATACCAACATGAATTGACATGCAATTGACATCTTGTTTTGGCATCTTCTGGTCTTAAATGTATACGGATGAGAAACTGAATGAAACCTTGAGCTAGAAAAGCAGCATTCATAAGCCATTTTCTCTAAAGTGTTCAAAGATATTTAATGGTTTTTAATGATTTCAACCTCATATAAAGTCTCCTTTTGGTCAGTATGAGCATTTTGGTTGGATTTGAGAGATAACAATTGATGTGTTGATGTCAGTTCATCTCAGAAGTACAAAATGAGGCCAGCTCAACAAAATATTGTGGGTTTATGTGAACAGCTATGTGAAGTTTGTGAAATCAATAATTGAATGCTTCAAAAACATGAGCATCATGGGTGCAATTTGGTTTTTAAATCAACATGAATCGACAAAAAACAGAAACCACTGTGATTCATGATGAGCGTTTGATTGACAGGCTAATAGGAAAACTACTGTTTGTCGCAGATCATGTATAAACCTGTTTCAGGCATTTAAGGCTATTAAACAAGAGGTTACACAAGCTCTAGGAATCCTACGACAGCTCCAGTCTTTCATCTTGTCCATTCAAGCTTATTACCTAAAGCCAAATGAGTTTTTTAACTGCTAAATACGTCACAGTCACTAAACTTTTGACATGCTCTGCTGTAGCCTACGTTGTGTTTGTGATCTTTGATGTCATGGAGGTTAAATAATCAGCTAAAATGAAACCATAATAAACAATCATAAGAATCCAAAATGCTCAGTATTTTAGAGCTGTGATGGTATTTTTCTGGTTTCAGGTGTGGATGGATGCAGGCACGCAGATCTTCTTCTCGTATGCCATCTGTTTAGGTTGCCTCACTGCACTCGGAAGCTAcaataaatacaacaacaacTGCTACAGGTGAGAAAATGGTCAaaaacgtgtatgtgtgtgtgtgtgcacttggatcggataaatgcagagcacaaattcagagtatgtgttaccatacttggccacacgtcactcaCTTTCTCACTTTCAGGAATTcattatgtgtatttgatttggGAATCATTCAGGATTCTGGTTCCTTACTGGCTCAATTATGAATCTTTTAGTGCTTTAAGGAATGAATATTTGGAAGAATCAAATGCATTATAACTGGTAAATAGTGAGATTGTTTTATTATCACTTATTTATCTGATTTACTACAATAACAAGTcgatttaaaacagttttttgagtCTTTTAAAGGTGGAATAAATGCAATCCAATAGTTgtccttaaaggtatagttcacccaaaaatgaaaataaccccatgatttagtcaccctcaagccatcctaggtgcatatgactttcttctttcagacgaatccaatcagagtCATATTAAAACATGTCCTGGCTCttacaagctttataatggcagtgaatgggtgttatttttcaaCGGTCCAAAAGGACGCCAATAAagcgcatccatccatcataaatgtGTGGAGGATTAATAAAGGTCTCCTGAAGTCAATCTTTGCAAgttctaaaataattttaatatgtaatattttataatattataatttgacTCACTAAAAGATTTGACTTATTATGATCATTTGGTTGCAGTATCAGTCCCACATCAGTTTTTCTCATTGTTTCTTAAAGTATCATTCTGCCTCTTTGTCTCCGTGTTCGTCTGTTTTTAGGGATTCTCTGGCTCTGTGTTTCTTGAACAGTGGAACCAGTTTTGTCGCTGGTTTTGCCATCTTCTCGATTCTCGGCTTCATGTCTTACGAACAGAACGTCCCGATCTCAGAAGTGGCCGAGTCTGGTGAGAGCAGCTTTACCAATCACAGAAttaactgaaatatataaaaaatcaattgagttattatatatgtttttgtaaataatgtaattatgttAATCACCAAAAGTAATTTGTTGTATGTAGCACATTAAAACCAATGCCACTCAAGTTCACtgcactataaatatatatatatacagtatatacagtacatacatattgtataacatataatataaattattaaagtatgtgtgtatatatatatatatatatatatatatataacaatttatgaaatattttaattaatcaagtaaataaattgataattttattaaaaatatgtatgatatttataatcattttaaataataaattaaattaaattaaatgatattttacattgatagaatatttaatttatattaaatttgtgtaaaaaaattcaatttttatgcattttaaaagaaaatattatgttagtgtttctgcttcaaaattgcatgtttaatttatgctttatttataattgtgtgtgaaatttactagcatttcttttttaattttttttaagtaaaccaTACATTTTTCCAGTCGGTTATTTTTAGATAATTGACCTTTAGCTCACAAACACACTGTAACCTCTGTCCCAGTGCACACATTTGTCTGAGGTCAAGTTTGTTTGtaaatgacttttttcttttcttttcataagTCAAGGTCTGTTTAATCAGTTTTGTTCTTGAAATGTCAGTgggttcatttttcttttttgtgctcCATATGATGAATATTTACCTTCagccaaacaaaaaacatattaaaGAGAATCTGTAATAAATTCTGGCACACATTTTCTAGTTTCTGTATTAATGTTGCTCTTGTTTATCTGCATGGCCTCTTTCAGGTCCTGGTTTGGCGTTCATTGCGTATCCGCGGGCAGTGTCCATGATGCCCGTCTCTCCGCTGTGGGCCTGTTTCTTCTTCATCATGATTGTTCTGCTGGGCTTGGACAGTCAGGTTTGAGTCTTCACATGCATTTCTAGGGCCCTGTGATTTCCGTGATGTAGAAAATACAGATGGAATCGAAGAATCTAGtcatcaaaaaataaacaaaataaatagcaCTAATATTAATACTAAAGAACTGTTGAGCaatatcacatttattttgtaaacctttgttgtgcagcactctaaaattatatatattatatatatatatataattaaattttaaaatattaattacattgtTACTGTTTTATGCCTTCACTTCGTTACAcatataatcatttattaatttatttgataatatatttttgttcaatcacAAATCTAGAAAAATGTAAACAGATAAAAGAGAATGTCTGAAAGAAatgttattaaatgattaaagTATTCAAttgattagacatgcttttttagTACTAAATTTTGATTAAACCATTAAAAGGGAATGAAGAAGGGTCAGATTTAATAAGgctctgaaaatataatttatgctaaacttttaataaattgttttattaaaattgattgaaattataatttttttattgctaaaataaatatatattaaatcattaaaacaaatgctgaacaattaaaatgcaaaaaataaaaacattttaaaaaatacggaatacattttattttgtgcataATCCTGAATCATGGCTTGACAATGTTTGCATCTCGTGTAACATGAAGCCCAAGCTGAGCTAGTAGAAATGAGTGATGTAGGTTTTGTGGTTTTGCTGATCTGCTGTAGTTCGTGTGTGTGGAGAGTCTGGTCACAGCTACGGTGGACATGTACCCCACTTTCTTTCGTCGGAAGAACCGCAGAGAGCTGCTCATCCTCGTCGTGGCCGTCGTGTCCTTCCTCGTGGGTCTCATCATGCTCACAGAGGTACTGCAGCGTCTCATCTGACTCTGATCCAGAAATCTGATTCATAGAACTGGCAGATTTAGgaatgaactgtgtgtgtgtgtgtgtgtgtgtgtcagggtggaATGTATGTCTTCCAGCTGTTTGATTACTACGCTGCCAGTGGGATGTGTTTGCTCTTTGTTGCTATTTTTGAAACGGTGTGCATCGCTTGGATATACGGTGAGGatatactattaaaattaaattacatgcatgataaaatatgcaaatgcaattatcttttttttgtaatttccttGCTTTTCTTTGTTGTTTCTCAGGTGCTAATCGGTTCTATGACAATATCGAGGACATGATTGGTTACCGTCCCGGGCCGTATATTAAATACTGCTGGCTCTTTTTCACCCCAGCCACGTGTTTTGTGAGTCATTTATATTctttactttatttacttttagaaatttagatttttgtttatttattttttgtaacctttaaataactttcccaaacacacacatactctctcacacactctctctcacacacacacacactcgctcacacactcgcacacacacacacttacacacacacttatacacacactctctcacacacactcacacacacacacacacacacacacacactctctcacacacactcacacacacacacacacacacacacacacactctctcacacacactcacacacacacacacacactcgcacacacacacagacacacacacacaaatactcgcacacgcacacacacactctatcacacacactcacacacacacacacacacatacactcgcacacacacacacacacacacacacatactcgcgcacacacacacacacactctctctcacacactcacacacacacatacactcgcacacacacacacacacacacacacatactcgcgcacacacacacacactctctctcacacactcacacacacacacacacatacactcgcacacacacacacacacacacacacatactcgcgcacacacacacacactctctctcacacactcacacacacacatacactcgcgcgcacacacacacacacacacactcactcacacacacacacactctctctcacacactcacacacacacatacactcgcgcgcacacacacacacacacacacactcactcacacacacacacacactctctctctctcacacacacacacacaaatgaatatTCAATAAGTATCGAATACCAAAATTAccatgcaaattaattattaatcacTCAAGTAATTTAGATTGTTTTAAGGCGTTCCTTTCCTCTGCTGATTTAAAcactgaaatacatttttcaaacgAATTTGAAATCCCTCAAAACTTGGAGTAACTTTAAGTTTAATCTGCAGTTGTTCTTGGGCTTCATGCTGACGTCTGCTGATGCGTTTGTAGAaaggtttagtttagttttaagaCCAACTGCAGTAACATGGTTTCCTCCTGTGCTTGTCGTGACAGGGTACGTTTGCGTTCTCGCTGATCAAATACACTCCTCTGAAGTATAATAACGAGTATGTGTACCCGTGGTGGGGTTACGCTCTCGGCTGGCTGCTGGCGCTCTCCTCCATGCTCTGCATCCCACTGTGGGTCGTTTCTAAACTGAGCACAGCCAAAGGTTCACTGAGAGAGGTGAGTGACTCTAACTCAGTCTGATGTGAGTCAGTCTGCAGCATTTAGCCTGGATCATGTGTGcaggaagtctcttctgctcatcaagcctgcatttatttgttacagCAAAAGCAGGAAAATTGTGAAATCATTTTACtatataaaatatctgttttctgtgtgaatctgtgttaaactgtaatttatttctgtgatgcacagctgtattttcagcatcattcctccagtcttcagtgtcacatgatcttcagttattttaaatagtaaaaatataacaattttactgcatttcagatcaaataaatgcaggcttggtgaacaaaagagacttctttaaaaaaaaaaaatattatttaaataaataattattaaaaaattactattcaaaaactgttttatttgataatattattattagcagtagtattaatttatttaataactaTTATTTGATTTCAGTTTCAGTTCCACCGAACCATGCAGATTGTTGCATGTAATTCAACATAATATAGTTTAAGATTAATTGAAACAATCAAACCATCTTATACAGGTTGTGTttttcgttgttgttgttttcagaaCGCATATCTTAACTTTTAGCAGTCTGATCAAATAATGAATcaagaaataaatatgaaaatctcTTTTAGATATTATACTATATCTAGTATCATTA
It encodes:
- the LOC132133301 gene encoding sodium- and chloride-dependent GABA transporter 2-like, producing the protein MQELQTNPKTQIRLRLRGEKPLTEKSSPCWAQTCAFFIPYLIFLFTCGIPVFFLEISLGQFTSEGGITCWRKISPLFEGIGYATQVIVALLNFYYIIVLAWGIFYLSFSFSWILPWSSCNNTWNTESCIEFQRRNESIDQSHLENATSPVIEFWERRVLRISSGIEEIGTLHWDLVLCLLLAWVLCYFCIWKGVKSTGKVVYFTATFPYVMLLILLIRGVTLPGASRGIKYYLYPDLGRLADPQVWMDAGTQIFFSYAICLGCLTALGSYNKYNNNCYRDSLALCFLNSGTSFVAGFAIFSILGFMSYEQNVPISEVAESGPGLAFIAYPRAVSMMPVSPLWACFFFIMIVLLGLDSQFVCVESLVTATVDMYPTFFRRKNRRELLILVVAVVSFLVGLIMLTEGGMYVFQLFDYYAASGMCLLFVAIFETVCIAWIYGANRFYDNIEDMIGYRPGPYIKYCWLFFTPATCFGTFAFSLIKYTPLKYNNEYVYPWWGYALGWLLALSSMLCIPLWVVSKLSTAKGSLRERFQKLITPSQDLPKTRREQEKLQAIFTADGDALRSTKDGYIPVSEKESHC